From Streptomyces sp. Edi4, one genomic window encodes:
- a CDS encoding M1 family metallopeptidase has product MYRRILAPSVLAASLLLVIPASAADFTPGAPGIGDPYYPASGNGGYDVSHYDLKLKYQPATDLLEGTATLLATTQQDLSRFNLDFGLAVSEVRVNGVKATFATSGSHELEITPATPLAKGKSITVVVKYAGKPSELKVDGWTAWQRTPDGGVAAQEPDSAVWWFPSNDHPLDKATYDVSVKVPNGTQAISNGVLQSQSSKLGWTTYNWRSNKPQASYLTTLAVGKFDITTDKTASGLPILNAYSKDLGDNDGAVRASIERTKDVTEWLESVFGTYPFNAVGGYVPNVPSHFALETQTRPFYSPAQFANGANVSVVVHELAHQWYGDSVSVKGWKDIWDNEGFASYAQWLWSEKQGDGTAQELADWVYSQHPADDPFWKVKPGDPGPDNQFDGAVYDRGALAIQALRNTVGDASFFKILKGWPTEHAYGNAAVADFVKYAEKISGKPLAELFDTWLFQPAKPSDSAAVKAKLGTAAGLAKSPSARSAQPAEPGAPAEPKSWKKIVESHTVPAQH; this is encoded by the coding sequence GTGTACCGCAGAATTCTCGCCCCGAGCGTGCTCGCCGCCTCCCTGCTGCTGGTGATCCCGGCATCGGCCGCGGACTTCACTCCGGGCGCCCCGGGCATCGGCGACCCCTACTACCCGGCCAGCGGCAACGGCGGCTACGACGTCTCGCACTACGACCTGAAGCTCAAGTACCAGCCCGCCACCGATCTGTTGGAGGGTACGGCCACGCTGCTGGCCACCACCCAGCAGGACCTCTCCCGCTTCAATCTGGACTTCGGACTCGCCGTCAGCGAAGTGCGGGTGAACGGCGTCAAGGCCACGTTCGCCACCTCCGGCAGTCACGAACTGGAGATCACCCCGGCCACGCCGCTCGCCAAGGGCAAGTCGATCACCGTCGTGGTCAAGTACGCGGGCAAGCCCTCGGAGTTGAAGGTCGACGGCTGGACCGCCTGGCAGCGCACCCCGGACGGCGGCGTGGCCGCCCAGGAACCGGACTCGGCCGTGTGGTGGTTCCCCTCCAACGACCACCCGCTGGACAAGGCCACGTACGACGTGTCGGTGAAGGTGCCCAACGGTACGCAGGCGATCAGCAACGGCGTTCTCCAGAGCCAGAGTTCGAAGCTCGGCTGGACGACATACAACTGGCGTTCCAACAAGCCGCAGGCGTCCTACTTGACCACGCTGGCAGTGGGCAAGTTCGACATCACCACCGACAAGACCGCGAGCGGGCTGCCCATCCTCAATGCTTACAGCAAGGACCTGGGCGACAACGACGGCGCCGTTCGCGCCAGCATCGAGCGCACCAAGGACGTCACGGAGTGGCTTGAGAGCGTTTTCGGCACGTACCCGTTCAACGCGGTCGGCGGCTACGTCCCCAACGTGCCGAGCCACTTCGCCCTGGAGACCCAGACCCGCCCGTTCTACAGCCCGGCGCAGTTCGCCAACGGTGCCAACGTGTCGGTGGTCGTGCACGAGTTGGCGCACCAGTGGTACGGCGACAGCGTCTCCGTCAAGGGCTGGAAGGACATCTGGGACAACGAAGGCTTCGCCTCCTACGCCCAGTGGCTCTGGTCGGAGAAGCAGGGTGACGGCACCGCCCAGGAACTGGCGGACTGGGTGTACTCCCAGCACCCCGCCGACGACCCGTTCTGGAAGGTGAAGCCGGGCGACCCGGGCCCGGACAACCAGTTCGACGGCGCCGTCTACGACCGCGGCGCCCTCGCCATCCAGGCCCTGCGCAACACGGTGGGCGACGCGTCGTTCTTCAAGATCCTCAAGGGCTGGCCGACCGAGCACGCCTACGGCAACGCGGCGGTCGCTGACTTCGTCAAGTACGCCGAGAAGATCTCGGGCAAGCCGCTCGCCGAGCTCTTCGACACCTGGCTCTTCCAGCCCGCCAAGCCCTCCGACTCGGCTGCGGTCAAGGCCAAGTTGGGGACTGCGGCAGGACTCGCCAAGTCGCCTTCCGCCAGGTCGGCGCAGCCCGCCGAGCCGGGTGCGCCCGCCGAACCGAAGTCGTGGAAGAAGATCGTCGAGTCGCACACGGTACCCGCTCAGCACTGA